A stretch of Bordetella genomosp. 13 DNA encodes these proteins:
- a CDS encoding LysR substrate-binding domain-containing protein, with amino-acid sequence MEIRQLRYFLEAANREHVTQAAHALHITQSTLSHQLRQLEAELGTPLFDRVGRQVRLTEAGRLFSRFALRALRDLEDGQLALQSLNNLQRGELRVGVITTYTNSLLPRAIASFAMRYPGIHLHIEDLPMAQIEQRLQDGLLDLGLGFTTPDTDEHLDSDPLFSERLMLLVKNDHPLADRKSVGKKDLAALDIALQSRLYVSRHLIERHLSVHIQGRVRIELDSIQAMQAIVANSHLACMVFEGAVLSLPTMRAIPIAPHLKRTAALLWPRDRYRSEAAKEFALAVKAHLPVKRSDAAAR; translated from the coding sequence ATGGAGATCCGCCAGCTCAGGTACTTTCTCGAGGCGGCCAACCGCGAACACGTCACGCAGGCGGCCCATGCGCTGCACATCACGCAGTCGACGCTGTCGCACCAGCTGCGCCAGCTCGAGGCCGAGCTGGGCACGCCGCTGTTCGATCGCGTGGGCAGGCAGGTGCGCCTGACCGAGGCCGGGCGGCTGTTCTCCCGCTTCGCGCTGCGGGCGCTGCGCGACCTCGAAGACGGCCAGCTCGCCCTGCAATCGCTGAACAATCTTCAAAGAGGCGAGTTGCGCGTGGGCGTCATCACGACCTACACGAATTCGCTGCTGCCCCGCGCCATCGCGTCGTTCGCCATGCGCTACCCGGGCATTCACCTGCACATCGAAGACCTGCCCATGGCGCAGATCGAGCAGCGCCTGCAGGACGGCCTGCTCGACCTGGGCCTGGGATTCACCACGCCGGATACCGATGAGCACCTCGACAGCGATCCGCTGTTTTCGGAGCGGCTGATGCTGCTGGTCAAGAACGACCATCCGCTGGCCGACCGCAAGTCGGTTGGAAAGAAGGACCTTGCCGCGCTGGACATCGCGCTGCAATCCAGGCTGTACGTATCGCGCCATCTGATCGAACGGCATCTCTCCGTGCACATCCAGGGACGCGTGCGCATCGAACTGGACTCGATCCAGGCGATGCAGGCCATCGTCGCCAACAGCCATCTGGCATGCATGGTGTTCGAGGGCGCGGTGCTGTCACTGCCCACGATGCGGGCCATTCCCATCGCGCCGCACCTCAAGCGCACGGCCGCGCTGCTGTGGCCGCGCGACAGGTACCGCTCGGAAGCCGCCAAGGAGTTCGCCCTGGCGGTGAAGGCGCATCTGCCGGTGAAACGCAGCGACGCGGCCGCGCGTTGA
- a CDS encoding YciI family protein → MTYFIETFDKPGHQAVRKELRPAHLEFLEANAHRLLACGAKLNEDGTDAGGGVYIITAESLQDAKDFIAADPFSKGDLFAEVRITRWRKAYVDGVCHLPRA, encoded by the coding sequence GTGACCTATTTCATCGAGACCTTCGACAAGCCCGGGCACCAGGCGGTGCGCAAGGAACTGCGCCCCGCGCACCTCGAGTTCCTCGAGGCCAATGCGCACCGGCTGCTGGCCTGCGGCGCGAAGCTGAACGAGGACGGCACGGACGCGGGCGGCGGCGTCTACATCATCACGGCCGAGTCGCTGCAGGACGCCAAGGACTTCATCGCCGCCGATCCGTTCTCGAAGGGCGATCTGTTCGCCGAAGTGCGCATCACGCGCTGGCGCAAGGCGTATGTCGACGGCGTCTGCCACCTGCCGAGGGCGTAA
- a CDS encoding Bug family tripartite tricarboxylate transporter substrate binding protein, whose product MKAIFRGLALACATLACASAAMAAYPEKPITLIVHFPPGSSTDVIARTLAMEAGKDLGQSIIIENKPGADGAIAAQEVKRSQPDGYTLLIATNSPMSGVPVMRKQSPYDPVKDFSPITDIGRYSFFLYTRAEVPGNTLKEFIQHVKQNPGKLSYGSGNVTGLLSFAYVAEASNLDILNVPYKGEPPVINDMLGGHLHAAVATSGTGMPQVKAGKFKALATVLPERSPNAPDVPTMAEAGLNGFPIAPWLGLFGPAGMPADVVDRLNAAFKTAMDKPAVKQTMQAQDFMLTPSTPAALGQLVKDQLESHRKLLRATGLEGSQN is encoded by the coding sequence ATGAAAGCAATCTTTCGCGGTCTGGCACTGGCCTGCGCGACCCTGGCGTGCGCGTCCGCGGCGATGGCCGCCTATCCCGAAAAGCCGATCACGCTGATCGTGCATTTCCCACCCGGCTCGTCGACCGACGTCATCGCCCGCACCCTGGCGATGGAGGCCGGCAAGGACCTGGGCCAGTCCATCATCATCGAGAACAAGCCAGGTGCGGATGGAGCGATCGCCGCGCAGGAAGTCAAGCGTTCGCAGCCCGACGGCTATACGCTGCTGATCGCCACCAACAGCCCCATGTCCGGCGTGCCGGTCATGCGCAAGCAGTCGCCGTACGATCCCGTGAAGGACTTCTCGCCGATCACGGACATCGGGCGCTACTCGTTCTTCCTGTATACCCGCGCCGAGGTGCCGGGCAACACGCTCAAGGAATTCATCCAGCACGTCAAGCAGAACCCCGGCAAGCTCAGCTACGGCTCGGGCAACGTGACGGGGCTGCTGTCGTTCGCCTACGTGGCCGAAGCCAGCAATCTGGACATCCTCAACGTGCCGTACAAGGGCGAGCCGCCCGTCATCAACGACATGCTGGGCGGGCACCTGCATGCCGCCGTGGCCACGTCGGGCACCGGCATGCCGCAGGTGAAGGCGGGCAAATTCAAGGCGCTGGCCACGGTGCTGCCCGAACGCAGCCCCAACGCGCCCGACGTGCCGACCATGGCCGAGGCGGGGCTGAACGGTTTCCCGATCGCCCCATGGCTGGGCCTGTTCGGACCCGCCGGCATGCCCGCCGATGTCGTCGATCGCCTGAATGCTGCCTTCAAGACCGCGATGGACAAGCCGGCGGTGAAGCAGACGATGCAGGCCCAGGACTTCATGCTGACGCCCTCGACCCCCGCGGCCCTGGGCCAGTTGGTGAAGGACCAGCTCGAAAGCCATCGCAAGCTGCTGCGCGCCACGGGCCTGGAAGGCAGCCAGAACTGA
- a CDS encoding muconate/chloromuconate family cycloisomerase, whose translation MKLATIETFIVDLPVSRPHKLAMATIDRHSQVIVRIRTECGVEGLGEIAIIPHYGEEAPGAIKAMIDECIAPYLIGRDIRQLESLVQFMDQVIKNNAYAKGGIEMACVDALARSLNVPAYQLFGGKLHDTIPLLWVLGNGVIEKDIEEAEARLAEERYRLFLVKIGKGDPRENVERALAIRDALGERAKVRVDVNQGWDESTATWGIGELEAGGIEVIEQPLPGHNIEGMRRLTERFAVPIMADEGVMTPQDAMRIAHANAADAFSVKVTKHGGMLRTKQVANIAQAAGIRLFGGTMIEGQIGTSAYSQIFSTMPNLTFGAQLFGPHLLTDDIALPVIGFKDHALVVPDLPGFGVTLDTDKLKFYQRR comes from the coding sequence ATGAAGCTTGCCACCATCGAGACGTTCATCGTCGACCTGCCGGTCTCGCGCCCGCACAAGCTGGCGATGGCGACGATCGATCGCCATAGCCAGGTGATCGTGCGCATCCGCACCGAGTGCGGCGTCGAGGGACTGGGCGAGATCGCCATCATCCCGCACTATGGCGAGGAAGCGCCGGGCGCCATCAAGGCCATGATCGACGAGTGCATCGCGCCGTACCTGATCGGCCGCGACATCCGCCAGCTGGAAAGCCTGGTGCAGTTCATGGACCAGGTCATCAAGAACAATGCGTATGCCAAGGGCGGCATCGAGATGGCCTGCGTCGACGCGCTGGCCCGCTCGCTGAACGTGCCCGCCTACCAGCTGTTCGGCGGCAAGCTGCACGACACCATTCCATTGCTGTGGGTGCTCGGCAACGGCGTCATCGAAAAGGACATCGAGGAGGCCGAGGCCAGGCTGGCCGAAGAGCGGTACAGGCTCTTCCTGGTCAAGATCGGCAAGGGCGATCCCCGCGAGAACGTCGAACGCGCGCTGGCCATCCGTGACGCCCTGGGCGAGCGGGCCAAGGTACGCGTCGACGTGAACCAGGGATGGGACGAGTCCACCGCCACCTGGGGCATCGGCGAACTCGAGGCCGGCGGCATCGAGGTCATCGAGCAGCCGCTGCCGGGCCACAACATCGAGGGCATGCGGCGCCTGACCGAGCGCTTTGCCGTGCCCATCATGGCGGACGAAGGGGTGATGACCCCGCAGGACGCCATGCGCATCGCGCATGCCAACGCCGCTGACGCGTTCTCTGTGAAGGTGACCAAGCACGGCGGAATGCTGCGCACCAAGCAGGTGGCGAACATCGCGCAAGCGGCTGGCATCCGCCTCTTCGGCGGTACCATGATCGAAGGACAGATCGGCACGTCGGCGTATTCGCAGATATTCTCGACCATGCCCAATCTCACCTTCGGCGCGCAGTTGTTCGGGCCTCATCTGTTGACCGACGACATCGCCTTGCCCGTCATCGGGTTCAAGGACCATGCGCTGGTAGTGCCGGACCTGCCCGGCTTCGGCGTCACGCTGGACACTGACAAGCTGAAGTTCTATCAGCGTCGCTAG